CGGACAGGCGCCTGGGTGCGCAAGGCCGCCGAGCTCGGTGCGATCACCGTGACGGAGCGCGGCAAGCCGCTGGTACGGCTCGAGGCGGTCCTCGACGTCAGGCCGGCCAACCCGTTCCGGGGGCGCCGGCTTCGGCCGGGATACGCACGCCTCAGGGGAAAGCTCGGCCGAGGGACCGACAGCACGGCCATCATCTCCGAGGATCGTGAGCGCGCGTCGCCTTCGTGAGCTATTTCGATTCCTCGTACATCGCGAAGTTCTACCTGGACGAGCCGGAGAGCGAGGCCGTGCGCCGGCTGGCCGAGTCGCTGGGGCAGGTACGCTGCGCCGTGATCGGACAGATCGAAGTGGCCGCGGTGTTTCATCGGAAGCTGCGCGAAGGCGCATTCCATGCTGGCGCGTTCCGCGAGGTGATGGCCCAGTTCGCCGACGACTGCGGCCAGGGCCTATGGACGTGGCTTCCCCTCACCACCGCGCTCGCGGCAAGGGCGGCGGCGGCGTTCGCGCGCCTGCCGCGGCCGGTGTTCCTGCGGGCGGCCGATGCGCTGCATTTGATCTGTGCCCAGGAGCATGGTCTCCCGGAGATCTACACGAACGATCGCCACATGTCAGCGGCCGCGCGGCACTTCCGGTTGAAGCCCATGACCGTCACGCCGCGGTAGAGGGCGCCGACGAGCTGTTCCTCGGGCAGTCGCGCTGACTAGATCGCGGTGTAGCCCCCGTCGATGAGCAGGTCGCTGCCCGTCATGAAGGCCGAGGCATCGCTGGCGAGATAGAGGGCGGCGCGGGCGATCTCCTCCGGCAGGCCGAGCCGGCCG
The DNA window shown above is from Candidatus Methylomirabilota bacterium and carries:
- a CDS encoding type II toxin-antitoxin system VapC family toxin: MSYFDSSYIAKFYLDEPESEAVRRLAESLGQVRCAVIGQIEVAAVFHRKLREGAFHAGAFREVMAQFADDCGQGLWTWLPLTTALAARAAAAFARLPRPVFLRAADALHLICAQEHGLPEIYTNDRHMSAAARHFRLKPMTVTPR